A genomic region of Exiguobacterium oxidotolerans JCM 12280 contains the following coding sequences:
- a CDS encoding DUF1292 domain-containing protein, with protein MMQQNEPTRYVIPDGEGNDFEFMERLRYESPRSNKTYIFLEPVGADYDNAEEVDIFVYELDEYGDGDNDFNLVPIEEDDTETWDEIEEVFNTLEDELE; from the coding sequence ATGATGCAACAGAATGAACCAACACGTTACGTAATTCCAGATGGTGAAGGTAATGATTTCGAATTTATGGAGCGGTTACGTTATGAGAGCCCACGCTCAAACAAAACGTATATCTTCCTCGAGCCAGTCGGTGCTGACTACGACAACGCAGAAGAAGTCGACATCTTCGTTTACGAACTAGACGAGTATGGCGATGGAGACAATGACTTCAATCTTGTTCCAATCGAAGAAGATGACACGGAAACGTGGGATGAAATCGAAGAAGTCTTCAATACATTAGAAGACGAGCTTGAATAA
- a CDS encoding DUF1292 domain-containing protein, whose translation MSEEKRQYLFPDEDGGEHLFEEWYRYVSERTGKTYLFLEMIGNPEDGADDLIICEIDEYGEGDDDFELSLIDENDEQTWDELETALKERMNDATE comes from the coding sequence ATGTCTGAAGAAAAGCGCCAGTATCTCTTTCCGGATGAAGACGGTGGCGAACATCTTTTCGAAGAATGGTACCGTTATGTCAGCGAGCGAACAGGGAAAACGTATCTGTTCCTCGAAATGATAGGGAATCCAGAAGATGGCGCAGATGATTTAATCATCTGTGAGATTGATGAGTATGGAGAAGGCGACGACGATTTTGAACTGAGCCTGATCGATGAAAATGATGAGCAGACTTGGGATGAGCTCGAGACTGCATTAAAGGAGCGGATGAATGATGCAACAGAATGA
- the ruvX gene encoding Holliday junction resolvase RuvX, whose translation MKRAIGLDVGSKTIGVAVSDLMGWTAQGVETVKWTEPDYPVAFKRLEAIIKEYGVEIIVIGHPKNMNGSIGPRAEASEAFAREIESATGLSTVLVDERLTTMQAERMLIDADVSRKKRKQVIDKMAAVMILQSYLDRANR comes from the coding sequence ATGAAGCGTGCGATCGGACTCGATGTCGGTTCGAAGACGATTGGAGTCGCGGTGAGTGATTTGATGGGCTGGACGGCGCAAGGCGTCGAGACCGTCAAATGGACAGAACCCGATTATCCTGTCGCCTTCAAGCGACTAGAGGCAATCATTAAAGAGTACGGTGTCGAAATCATCGTCATCGGACATCCGAAAAACATGAACGGTTCGATTGGCCCGCGAGCAGAAGCAAGTGAAGCGTTCGCGCGTGAAATCGAATCAGCGACAGGACTTTCAACAGTTCTTGTCGACGAACGTCTCACGACGATGCAGGCAGAGCGTATGTTGATCGACGCAGATGTCAGTCGAAAAAAACGAAAACAAGTCATCGATAAGATGGCGGCAGTCATGATCCTACAATCGTATTTGGATCGGGCGAATCGGTAA
- a CDS encoding IreB family regulatory phosphoprotein has protein sequence MSQMDQTMKFNFPEDDSKAATREVLLTVYHALEEKGYHPINQIVGYLLSGDPAYIPRHNDARNLIRKIERDELLEELVKSYLSESGDKK, from the coding sequence GTGAGTCAGATGGATCAAACGATGAAATTTAATTTTCCGGAAGACGATAGTAAAGCAGCGACACGGGAAGTGTTGTTGACGGTCTATCACGCTTTGGAAGAGAAAGGATATCATCCAATTAATCAGATCGTCGGATATCTTCTATCTGGGGATCCTGCTTACATTCCTCGTCATAATGATGCACGTAATCTAATCCGTAAGATTGAACGAGACGAATTGCTTGAAGAACTCGTCAAATCCTATCTGTCGGAGAGTGGAGACAAAAAATGA